The DNA window AAAGTGtgataaagattattttttaaaatactttttatttcaaaacatattaaaataatatttttttatttttaaaaaattatttttaacattaatacattaaaataatctgaaaatatcaaaaacatattaatttaaagtaaaataaaaaataaaaaaatttcaaaaaaattttccGACCACACTACCAAGCAAATGCTCTGCATTGCATATGTATTATTGCATGGGTATAATATATGACTGCCTCCTTATTATACCAGATGAAGCAAAAACACACATCCTAGTCAGTGTTCCATGATTTCCTGGACTTTCCTTTCTACTCTATGGTCCTAAAAAATTGGGAACACCCTTCACCATTTCCTATATTCTATCAATTCCCTGCTGTCATCTTCCAAAGATAACCAACCAACATTGAGCATTGAGATCCCACTAGAGGGCGAGATACAATAAGGAGCAACCTCAAGATAAACTAACTAGAGGAACAAGTGCCCAAAGAGAAGTCAGAAACGAAGTGGATTGAAACCCTAGCACATCTGCCAACGTATTGAAATGCATCTCCAAAAATGAGCGCTTTGTCAGGAAGAGCAACCCTATGGGTCTGTGCAGGAAGGACTGGCTGGGGGAGGATGAATAGGGTAAAATGAAAGGATGGATGTTAACCCATCCATCTAATTGTTTGACTAACTATGGAGGGAAGGATAAAAGGCAATCCTTTGGAAAGAATAGAGGGATCCTTCCAAACCTTGGGTCCTAGCCCTTCTTTCCAAACAAAAGGAACACCCCATCCTTCACTTCTCATCCCTCTCTCCTTATCCACCCCTCCCTCAATGCCCTCCAGCCAATCACACCCTATAAGTTGGGAATATAAGAGCTCCACCATTTCAAGCGCTAGCTTAGAATTGATCCTAACTACAATCACAGAAGCCTGTATATATAGGCAAAATAGATCAGATGTAGCACTGCAGTTGCGAATTTTAAAGAAGAAACGCCCCCTCAAAATAGCATGTAAACAAGCAAAGAAAGGAAATTCCAGATAATAAGAttgttaaattgaaagaaagaggAATGGCGATGACGATGACGATTGTGAAGTGATAAACAAGTAAGAGGAATGGCGATGACGATGACGATTGTGAAGTGATAAACAAGTAAAACTGATTGGATTGAAGAACATATGTATATACACACCATTCATATTATAACAAcaacatacatattttattatgaaaataaaaggaagagcAAAGAGAGGTATTTGCCTGCCTGCCTGCCTACATTGGATGATGATTGAGATATAAGAAGGCAGGGAAATGAGGATAGGATAGTTCAATCAAGGAATTCCAACTCATCCTCTCTGAGATGAGCAAAGAACTTGACTCCTCCTGAATGGACAAACTGAATCTTGTAAGGAAGATTAGCTGAAACTCGCCTCCCCTTCCACAGGTTCACGTACTGCTTCACCTCACCTTCCAATCCACACAGATCCAATTCCTCCGCCACTCGAGGCACGTGGTAAACCTTCACCGGAACCTTCACCCTAACCTTCGCTCCAATCTTCTTCTTCGCTTCCTCTTCCTCATCTTCTGTCACCATGGTTGCGTAATTGGTGGACCGTAAAGCCACCGAGCATGAAActagtgtttttcttcttcctttgctACTGGTACTACTTGCTGCTGCTgtagaggaagatgaagatgtAGATGCTACTGTGGCAGTGCAAGTAGGAGTAATAATTGAGTAGTAGCAGCAGTTACGCCTTGGATTTGGTGAAAATAAGGCAttggatttgaatttgaatttggtGATATCTGTGCAAGGGAAAGCCGAACAGGCTGCGGCTGCGGCGGCCCCCGACGATAACGCTCCACTCGTGCCCATCGCGCTCCGTCTAGTCTAAATGGGTAAATCTAGTTCCCTCTCTTGTTTCTATTCTATTTCAATTTTGGAGCACTACCACACATCCAGTCCAGTCGGATAttgtttgatttatatatttttcgtCCTCAATCCCTACCTATCGATCTATGCCTAATTTCTATCTCCTCTCTTTTACCTCTCGGatttttactactactatttaacgtttttttaattactgttacttattctctctctctgatAATACcctaatttattataataataacaaaaagcGAATGCAGTAAGTAAGGGGACTCTTCGATTCTTCACTACTCCTCCTTCCTCAGtttcattattttcaaaaaactaaaGTATTCTATTAATTCACCTAAAGCCGAGAGAGTTTGACATTTTcctttttactattaattttgttaataaaCACAGTGAGTAAACTCTTTTAAttataaggataaaataataattaataaataaattgtcgGCCTGTAAAGATAGAAAATGATTCAAACGAAGTATCCACGAAAACGTGGCATGACATCAGTGGGAGCGGAGGGATCAAGAACCAGAGGTGGACTGCCCTCCTCCAATATTTTATGGATAGCAAGCAGCACGTACGTTGTTGTTATCTCCAAACTACGCTttcatgttttgatattatttcTTATCATAACATTCAAAAATCTATCGTAACGGATAATCAGTATGAGAATGATAGGTTTTAAATCCAAATATAAATAGTAAACTCTCAATTATTTAAACATGATGAGCAGTATTTAGATGGTGTTTGGAAGTGCTTTACAAAAGCGTTccgaaaaaatttaaaatttttttattttttgttttaaattaacatgtttttaatgtttttaaatattttgatgtgttaatcttaaaaataattttttaaaaataaaaaaacattattaacatgcttttctaagtgaaaaatactttgaaaatcaaCAGCAACtacagttaaaattaaaaaatacatgatgCATGAAAGCAATCTTCATGGCTTCATCCACTTGTTTTTTCAAACTTGGATTCACTTGAATACATGGTTCTTTCCTTTCGCTTTGCTGAAAGTAACACACTCACACACATCTATCAGTCTTTCTCTTAACCCAGATCAGCTTAGTCACCAAGCCAGTccggtttaataactataatttaaatttacctTTTTTCAACCGTCCCAAAAAACAAAGCACACCCTCCTATCCGGATGTGAACACGGAGAGGCACTGCGCACAGAAAGCAATCTGACAAATGGGAGTGGAAAGAGAACCAAATGCTTTACAATACACAATGACATGAACAATTTCGGTTATAATCACAGAAGAAAGGGAATGGTGTTTTCCAATACAAGAAGCACCTCATGCCAACAAAAGAAAGGGGGCAGGGTATATGGGCAAACTAAAAggacataataaaataaacaagcagCAACTAATACACATAACCGCACAAAAAATTTACAGGGATCTCAAATGACTCAATGGTGATGGggcttcaaatgaaaaaaaaaataattaaaaaaagatgaaaaaagggccacaattttttcttctctggttCCAGGATCTATGCATATATCAAAACCACAACTCGCAAAGAGAGTGAAGTCCCCTTTTCTTTCAAAGAAATGTAGAGCGAGGCCTCATGATTGTTACACGGGATGGTTTGGGGACCGGCCAATGAGTCTGCACTGCTCTGGCAGCAAAGAAGATATTACCTGCCCATTAAGTTGAAAGAGCTCACCATCAATTCCACAACCATTGTGTGCATGCTTCCCCGCTTTTATCTTCACAGATTTTACCTGCAGAAGTTTAAACTAGATGGTGTCAAGACAACTTAATTCATTTATGATGACCCTTGCTGCCTACTAAAACATGCAGCACCCAATGTGGTGCATTTCTTGTATATGCACATGAATGCTTGAAAACACCCGCTACCCCTCTGCATCTCTGAGCAGGATTGCCTACATAGTCAGGTCAAATATTGGCAAGCAGCCTTTTGATAAAACTCacatgttggttaaaaaaaacaaaattcagccGAGCCCAGTATGTATGATATAGC is part of the Populus alba chromosome 10, ASM523922v2, whole genome shotgun sequence genome and encodes:
- the LOC118060225 gene encoding ferredoxin-thioredoxin reductase, variable chain, chloroplastic, yielding MGTSGALSSGAAAAAACSAFPCTDITKFKFKSNALFSPNPRRNCCYYSIITPTCTATVASTSSSSSTAAASSTSSKGRRKTLVSCSVALRSTNYATMVTEDEEEEAKKKIGAKVRVKVPVKVYHVPRVAEELDLCGLEGEVKQYVNLWKGRRVSANLPYKIQFVHSGGVKFFAHLREDELEFLD